One window from the genome of Echinicola vietnamensis DSM 17526 encodes:
- a CDS encoding LacI family DNA-binding transcriptional regulator, protein MNKDITIYDIAKNLGVSPTTVSRALNDHPAVNPKTKKRIFDAADQMGYQSNVFASNLRSKRTNNIGIIVPRLNSSFQSSVLAGMEKVANEAGYNLIISQSLESYEKEKANARSMFNSRVDGLLVSLAGDTDKTKHFQPFMDKGTPILFFDRVASQSGHTGVVIDNSQAGYNATQHLIQQGCKNIIHVLGNLKINVYGERLKGYKYALMDHDIPFTQENILHSDLNEEAGEDIAHKILSMDPLPDGLFVSNDACAASCIRSLKQAGIKIPEDIAVVGFNNDMISRLIEPNLTTTHYPGYEMGEVAMKNLINHLTDNTEGVLHNTNTITLRSELIIRASSLKKKLEP, encoded by the coding sequence ATGAACAAAGACATTACCATTTACGACATTGCCAAAAACCTTGGCGTATCTCCTACTACTGTCAGCAGAGCACTGAATGACCATCCAGCTGTCAACCCCAAAACCAAAAAAAGGATCTTCGATGCCGCTGACCAAATGGGGTACCAGTCCAATGTCTTCGCCTCCAACCTGAGAAGCAAACGCACCAACAATATCGGAATCATCGTCCCACGACTAAACAGCTCCTTCCAATCCTCCGTATTGGCTGGGATGGAAAAAGTAGCCAATGAAGCGGGATATAACCTGATCATTAGCCAGTCCCTGGAATCGTACGAAAAAGAAAAAGCCAATGCCCGCTCCATGTTCAATAGCCGCGTGGATGGCTTATTGGTTTCCCTGGCCGGAGATACGGACAAAACCAAACACTTCCAACCCTTCATGGACAAGGGCACCCCGATCCTGTTCTTTGACCGGGTCGCTTCGCAGTCTGGCCACACCGGAGTAGTCATCGACAACAGTCAAGCTGGTTACAACGCCACCCAGCACCTCATCCAACAAGGCTGCAAAAACATCATCCATGTGTTAGGCAACCTTAAAATCAACGTATACGGCGAACGATTAAAAGGATATAAGTATGCCTTAATGGACCATGACATTCCTTTCACTCAAGAAAACATCCTCCATTCGGACCTCAACGAAGAAGCCGGAGAAGACATTGCCCATAAAATCCTTTCGATGGACCCATTACCGGACGGGCTCTTTGTCTCCAATGACGCTTGTGCCGCCAGCTGCATTCGTTCACTAAAGCAGGCAGGCATCAAGATACCAGAAGACATTGCTGTAGTCGGATTTAATAATGACATGATTTCCAGGCTCATCGAACCCAACCTCACCACTACCCACTACCCCGGCTATGAAATGGGGGAAGTAGCTATGAAAAACCTGATTAACCACTTGACCGATAACACCGAAGGTGTCCTCCACAATACCAACACCATCACCCTTCGATCAGAACTGATCATTCGAGCATCTTCACTCAAAAAGAAACTTGAACCATAA